One genomic region from Anopheles bellator chromosome 2, idAnoBellAS_SP24_06.2, whole genome shotgun sequence encodes:
- the LOC131210241 gene encoding uncharacterized protein LOC131210241, translating into MTNSHIKNGRNAGSNAERYFSNHSPQSSAQQQHAGGGGKRGGGNSNTNGAGSRSQRSPSSNYFRSIFSSSAIPIVQQPRLPSSSPTGVRVSGGRHNNYNCGSSGSNGSNSFNQRSSPSGNGAGGGGYSISSPAYSSSLGGPVSGSPPNFSHFAGSKCYDAPAPTALPKPPVHWTAKNGSTSASATGGTSSLSTMMAAAERGQQNNTASKKVAGSSGNNVNGGGVKQQLQLHFHHQSQQNQQPSQQSRLRTKAMKSCASAAAKANNRHAAMFTHNLKTILNVQA; encoded by the coding sequence ATGACGAATTCGCACATTAAAAACGGGCGAAATGCTGGCAGTAACGCCGAGCGGTACTTCAGCAACCACAGTCCACAGTCGAGTgctcaacagcagcacgctGGAGGCGGTGGCAAGCGAGGAGGTGGCAACAGCAATACGAACGGGGCTGGTAGCCGTAGCCAACGGTCGCCCAGCTCGAACTACTTCCGTAGTATTTTTTCGTCGAGCGCTATACCCATAGTACAACAACCGCgactgccgtcgtcgtcaccaaCTGGTGTCCGAGTATCCGGCGGTCGCCATAACAACTACAACTGTGGTAGCAGTGGCAGCAACGGCTCAAACAGCTTTAATCAACGATCCAGCCCGAGTGGCAATGGAGCGGGAGGAGGAGGTTATTCCATTTCCTCACCAGCGtactcgtcgtcgttgggcgGACCTGTATCAGGTTCCCCGCCGAACTTTTCCCACTTTGCCGGAAGCAAGTGCTACGATGCTCCCGCACCCACCGCCCTACCGAAACCACCGGTACACTGGACGGCCAAAAACGGATCGACCTCCGCATCGGCGACCGGTGGTACCAGTTCCTTATCAACAATGATGGCTGCGGCCGAACGTGGCCAGCAGAACAACACCGCCAGCAAAAAGGTGGCAGGATCCTCCGGCAACAACGtcaatggcggcggcgtgaaGCAACAACTTCAGctccattttcatcatcagtcCCAGCAAAATCAGCAGCCGTCGCAACAGTCACGTCTCCGGACGAAGGCGATGAAATCGTGTgcttcggcagcagcaaaagccAACAACCGTCACGCTGCCATGTTTACGCATAATCTAAAAACGATCCTCAACGTTCAAGCCTAA